A stretch of the Saccharolobus caldissimus genome encodes the following:
- a CDS encoding tubulin-like doman-containing protein has product MDKINKAKELHETALRDPDLIITALDKKPEIPEIIRPNVNYVVIGLGGTGTALLEVLIDYLVSKNIIKEDGINPFLFVAFDTNQASIARLRKKYEYTPVGKLLYTFNNFEALTTANIISHNPWLAGLSVDVIQGSGMKRAIGYASYNTVKEAMMEDILRRLSDLIARTRTNRIFLIVFTALGGGTGSGSFIHFTKDFIGRLSKITGDSEPYVMGFGVLPRGNEGKLFHVNAFAAIKEMQFILKNGIRSKDEKANRGAENTINLVNPFLAFFLISRDRPVRDIDTNIAIGLARFISDIGTSGVVEANQQSKYTETFDLGDIRTKAAMSPDSFFTFSRYDIYFPASRLSWYKNVGIIVVNDINSRYTKLREELNEISRLLSEYKDNVSKFLANLDKLNNTVKSMTAKVYRRWSNRIGEMHTELLKWRAEVVEGGSISPKNLETPLNTINSSTEENVESIVILKRRIDEFNEIVKEEESFLKSPPASQIEYVFPVRELENFNVSQLSTEKASLYRLIEEYRKKDEFLRALADLKAPLGSVGQTMANIDYQRINVPIPVTTEAKEFISKYNSGLIKQNAVVSPDIASVLMVTASMQDNINVNDFPNPETLKQALESKTHNPDAKMGYINSKRFSISTYHIINGVYIWRISRNTPPILKDLTYLMEDYEDIKNKNFDELIYHHTLFYNDPQTFEALTGEQVANLSPNQAARRIIEFWANYNPELEYLNIWGIIELSSIYSDLKIINNNIDNLMELLDGAIKSLQRGVTNVDVVKVKKYLDAITSAKLPSSENVKAIYEANKIANKEEVNRGLKEIADLSLQTLSKLEDIKAKYGQKWIDDLNKLKKESTDYGVNRIIQTLINYTDMLITKSESLSEELNKFVESITLE; this is encoded by the coding sequence ATGGATAAGATTAATAAAGCTAAGGAATTGCATGAGACCGCACTTAGGGATCCAGATTTAATAATTACGGCACTTGATAAGAAACCTGAGATACCAGAGATTATAAGGCCTAATGTAAATTACGTAGTAATAGGATTAGGAGGTACTGGGACAGCGTTATTGGAGGTACTCATAGATTATTTAGTTTCAAAGAACATCATTAAGGAAGACGGAATTAATCCTTTCTTATTCGTGGCATTTGATACGAATCAAGCAAGTATTGCTAGGCTGAGGAAAAAGTACGAATATACACCAGTCGGTAAATTACTGTATACCTTTAATAACTTTGAGGCGCTCACTACAGCTAATATAATAAGTCATAATCCTTGGCTTGCTGGATTGAGTGTTGATGTAATTCAAGGCTCTGGAATGAAGAGGGCTATAGGTTATGCATCTTATAATACAGTGAAGGAAGCCATGATGGAAGATATTCTTAGAAGGTTAAGTGATTTAATTGCCAGAACGAGAACTAATCGTATATTTTTAATTGTATTCACCGCTTTAGGAGGAGGTACTGGTTCTGGCTCATTCATTCACTTTACTAAGGACTTTATAGGTAGGCTAAGCAAGATAACCGGAGACTCGGAACCTTATGTAATGGGATTCGGTGTATTACCTAGAGGAAATGAGGGTAAGTTATTTCACGTTAATGCATTTGCTGCTATAAAGGAAATGCAGTTCATACTTAAAAATGGCATTAGATCAAAGGATGAGAAGGCAAATAGGGGAGCAGAAAATACTATAAATCTCGTCAATCCCTTCTTAGCATTTTTCCTCATAAGTAGAGATAGACCCGTTAGAGATATAGATACTAATATAGCGATAGGTCTAGCTAGATTTATATCGGATATAGGTACTTCTGGTGTAGTTGAGGCAAATCAACAAAGTAAATATACTGAGACTTTCGACCTTGGAGATATTAGGACTAAGGCGGCAATGTCTCCAGATTCCTTCTTCACCTTTAGTAGATATGACATTTATTTCCCCGCTTCAAGACTATCATGGTATAAAAATGTAGGAATTATTGTAGTTAATGATATTAATTCTAGATACACTAAATTAAGGGAAGAGTTAAATGAAATTTCAAGACTCTTATCTGAATATAAGGATAATGTATCAAAGTTTTTAGCGAATTTAGACAAACTTAACAATACCGTTAAATCCATGACTGCAAAGGTGTATAGAAGATGGAGCAATAGAATAGGCGAAATGCATACTGAACTTCTAAAGTGGAGGGCGGAAGTAGTAGAAGGGGGAAGTATATCACCTAAGAACCTTGAGACTCCATTAAATACCATAAATAGCTCTACTGAGGAAAACGTCGAGAGTATAGTAATCTTAAAGAGGAGAATAGATGAGTTCAATGAAATTGTAAAGGAAGAGGAGTCATTTTTAAAGAGCCCTCCCGCAAGTCAGATAGAGTACGTCTTTCCAGTGAGAGAACTTGAGAATTTTAACGTATCCCAGTTATCCACGGAGAAAGCATCACTTTATAGACTAATAGAGGAGTATAGGAAAAAAGACGAATTCTTAAGAGCGCTAGCAGACTTAAAAGCTCCACTGGGTTCAGTAGGTCAAACAATGGCTAATATAGATTACCAGAGAATTAACGTTCCCATACCCGTAACTACTGAGGCTAAAGAATTCATTTCTAAGTACAATTCTGGACTAATAAAACAGAACGCAGTAGTATCTCCCGATATAGCTAGCGTATTAATGGTTACCGCATCAATGCAGGATAATATAAACGTTAATGATTTTCCTAATCCAGAAACTCTTAAACAAGCATTAGAGAGTAAGACTCATAATCCAGACGCTAAAATGGGCTATATTAATTCGAAAAGATTTAGTATATCCACATACCACATAATAAATGGTGTTTACATATGGAGAATATCTAGAAACACACCTCCTATTCTAAAGGATTTGACGTATCTCATGGAGGATTATGAGGATATTAAGAACAAAAACTTTGACGAGTTAATTTATCATCATACATTATTCTATAATGATCCTCAGACCTTTGAGGCATTAACGGGAGAGCAGGTAGCCAATTTATCTCCTAATCAAGCAGCTAGGAGAATAATAGAATTCTGGGCGAACTATAATCCAGAACTGGAATATCTTAATATTTGGGGAATTATAGAATTATCTAGCATATATAGCGATCTTAAAATTATTAATAATAATATTGATAATTTGATGGAATTACTAGACGGAGCTATAAAGAGTTTACAAAGGGGAGTAACTAACGTAGATGTAGTTAAAGTAAAGAAGTATTTAGATGCTATAACCTCGGCGAAACTTCCATCTTCAGAAAATGTTAAGGCAATTTATGAGGCCAATAAAATAGCGAATAAGGAGGAGGTGAATAGGGGCCTTAAAGAGATAGCCGATTTAAGCCTGCAAACGCTCTCAAAACTGGAAGACATAAAGGCGAAATACGGTCAAAAATGGATAGACGACTTGAATAAGTTAAAGAAGGAATCTACGGATTACGGTGTAAATAGAATTATACAAACCCTTATAAATTACACTGATATGCTAATTACTAAATCAGAGAGTTTAAGTGAAGAACTTAACAAATTTGTGGAATCCATAACCTTAGAGTGA
- a CDS encoding DUF4352 domain-containing protein: MTIQVNAIEDAKALAEYTGVSGMKYELIKVTVINDRNSPLLLYPQNFTLVGSDGNTYNEVSVSNQFVSTIKPTSLGSGQSTIGFIAFLIPYGVQPKTLEYQGISISLTNVRTLYLSVINVSFISNDSEVKTSLNGNPSTLLFGVNGQNETLKLEVQSYHNSLPVILNKIIVSGNIMLVRYSSLPLVLAPEQSYSVNVEVSFPNSSIYGTAQLEFYTSINSTAYSGIVNALVNDTVYAINEGVLGETYLAYNVTTSYNGGSVFILNPDQFVLITNNGNYSAQNIYLPGVPSSSKTVSITVSGKAVETLIFKVPTNSKPLFLEYVSHNGQIAFEFNAYSPITENVLFINHFLATTNDSKVFVNNIFLGNSITGSYYNSGYYLLSTEKIPVVVYITNNHGQVPVEAQDISIKGPATVFSQNYTGTYILQGQTNVYQIVLSLNNISYIGNITISLDTSFGSTLYNLSVLDVINASAFGQYLASSGGPQGLTFIVYNVSLYYQGPGKFNFNPANFVLVTSQGSYTYYDGSIPKGVANSWFYNGFSVPDWIPGLPTPLNDLIPTPGMQSSTLLHGYGTHGYLVFGIPISAMIEKLIYKTSNNLTVFSINANIKANEYISGVPVVVKVTWNNGFGNITATTKEVVFGVDGYNGYTYYIYGKYMVGNEIGPGGVTGVNVIYPSEPPIKVYTSEVKTTYDYYYTIPIQFLQFNQSYWSNSSILNVHIYDIPKNSYMIGKNNLTTLLMNLDLQFLLADTTIPIIFYLSSK, encoded by the coding sequence TTGACAATTCAAGTAAATGCTATTGAGGATGCTAAAGCATTAGCTGAGTATACGGGTGTAAGTGGAATGAAGTATGAATTAATTAAGGTTACAGTAATTAACGATCGAAACTCCCCATTATTATTATACCCTCAAAACTTCACCTTAGTAGGAAGTGATGGTAATACTTACAATGAGGTTTCTGTAAGTAATCAATTTGTAAGCACTATAAAACCAACTTCATTAGGATCCGGTCAATCTACAATAGGCTTTATAGCCTTCTTAATCCCATATGGCGTGCAACCTAAGACATTAGAATACCAAGGTATATCAATATCTTTAACTAACGTAAGAACCCTTTATCTATCAGTAATAAATGTTTCTTTCATAAGCAATGATTCAGAAGTCAAAACATCGTTGAACGGAAATCCCAGCACTTTACTGTTTGGAGTTAACGGTCAAAACGAAACATTAAAACTAGAAGTACAGAGTTATCATAATAGTTTACCTGTTATTTTAAATAAAATTATAGTTAGTGGAAATATTATGTTAGTAAGATATTCATCTTTACCGTTAGTATTAGCACCTGAACAAAGTTATAGCGTTAATGTGGAAGTTTCTTTTCCTAATTCTAGCATATATGGTACTGCTCAATTAGAATTTTACACATCAATAAACTCTACTGCATATTCCGGTATAGTAAATGCATTAGTAAATGATACTGTATATGCAATTAACGAAGGAGTTTTAGGTGAGACTTATTTAGCATACAATGTAACTACGAGTTACAATGGAGGGAGTGTTTTCATTTTAAATCCTGATCAATTCGTATTAATCACTAATAATGGTAATTATTCGGCTCAAAATATTTACCTTCCTGGAGTACCTAGCAGTAGTAAGACTGTTAGCATAACGGTCTCTGGAAAGGCTGTTGAAACACTGATCTTTAAAGTGCCTACTAATAGTAAACCGCTTTTCCTAGAATACGTCTCTCATAACGGTCAAATAGCATTTGAATTTAACGCTTATAGTCCTATAACTGAAAATGTACTTTTCATTAACCATTTTCTAGCTACTACTAACGATTCTAAAGTATTTGTAAACAACATATTTTTAGGTAATAGTATAACGGGAAGCTATTACAATTCTGGATATTATTTATTATCGACAGAAAAAATTCCAGTTGTAGTATACATAACAAATAATCATGGACAAGTACCAGTAGAGGCACAAGACATTAGCATTAAGGGGCCAGCAACAGTATTTAGTCAGAATTATACCGGAACTTACATTTTACAAGGACAAACTAATGTGTATCAAATAGTCTTAAGTTTAAATAATATTAGTTACATAGGTAATATAACTATTTCATTAGACACCAGTTTTGGATCTACTTTGTATAATCTTTCTGTTCTCGATGTGATAAACGCTAGCGCATTTGGTCAATACTTAGCTAGTAGTGGAGGACCGCAAGGCCTTACTTTCATAGTATATAATGTAAGCTTATATTATCAAGGGCCAGGGAAATTTAACTTTAACCCTGCTAATTTTGTCTTAGTTACTTCTCAAGGCTCCTACACTTACTATGATGGTTCCATTCCCAAAGGAGTGGCTAACAGTTGGTTTTACAATGGTTTTAGTGTACCTGATTGGATACCCGGTCTTCCTACTCCTTTAAACGATTTAATACCCACTCCTGGAATGCAAAGCTCTACACTTCTTCATGGATACGGTACTCATGGATATTTAGTGTTCGGTATACCTATATCCGCGATGATAGAAAAACTTATTTACAAAACCAGTAATAATCTTACTGTATTTTCAATAAACGCCAATATTAAAGCTAATGAATATATTTCAGGTGTACCAGTAGTAGTAAAGGTTACTTGGAATAACGGTTTTGGGAATATTACAGCTACAACGAAGGAAGTAGTTTTTGGTGTAGATGGATATAATGGATATACGTATTATATTTACGGCAAATATATGGTAGGAAATGAAATAGGACCCGGTGGTGTTACGGGAGTTAATGTTATATATCCTTCCGAACCCCCTATTAAAGTATACACATCTGAAGTGAAAACTACTTATGATTATTATTACACGATTCCCATACAGTTCCTTCAGTTTAATCAGAGTTATTGGAGTAATTCGTCAATACTTAATGTCCATATTTATGACATTCCTAAAAATTCTTATATGATAGGTAAAAATAATTTAACTACATTACTAATGAATTTGGATTTACAATTTTTATTGGCAGATACTACAATTCCAATTATATTTTATTTAAGTTCAAAATAA
- a CDS encoding IS1 family transposase, whose product MDLTTLAQLILLILRNLNFKPRKHKLEDIAYAIAAYLLGVQVTKLGIPPSTLYYYTKKLGVKRRKEEKPPCPSCNSNKVIKNGSSRGKAKYKCKTCGRTFYQTPNHKMSREQKERILNEYLNRASIRGIARVEGKPLTTVYSLIKRKGVEAYVNLLVLQEQLKSFTAKVTVIDESWTYLRVRHGPKRENLWIWNALADGLPFFTTGDRDYKTFSFLLNSLPKSEVNYTDDYSVYQVLDNHIASKKYTYTVESYHSYYRAHLARLARDTRAVNRSKRMVDYSLALLNVMYPHVFSREKTPLNEAYLREVQNIRENLI is encoded by the coding sequence ATGGACCTCACAACCCTCGCACAATTAATACTTCTGATTCTAAGAAATTTAAATTTTAAGCCTAGAAAGCACAAGCTAGAAGACATTGCTTATGCTATAGCAGCATACCTTCTAGGAGTACAAGTTACAAAACTCGGAATACCACCATCAACACTATACTACTACACCAAAAAACTTGGAGTAAAGAGGAGAAAAGAAGAAAAACCACCATGCCCATCATGTAACTCAAACAAAGTAATAAAGAACGGATCATCAAGGGGAAAAGCAAAATACAAGTGCAAAACGTGTGGAAGAACATTCTACCAAACACCTAATCACAAGATGAGTAGAGAACAAAAGGAAAGGATCTTGAATGAGTACTTGAATAGGGCGAGCATAAGGGGAATAGCAAGGGTTGAAGGAAAGCCTTTAACCACAGTTTACAGTCTGATAAAGAGAAAAGGAGTAGAAGCATATGTTAATTTATTAGTCCTACAAGAGCAACTAAAGAGCTTTACCGCAAAAGTCACGGTAATTGACGAGAGTTGGACTTATCTTAGGGTTAGGCATGGTCCCAAGAGGGAGAACTTGTGGATATGGAATGCTTTAGCTGATGGTTTACCCTTCTTTACTACGGGTGATAGGGATTACAAGACTTTCAGCTTTCTCTTGAATTCACTGCCCAAGAGTGAGGTTAATTATACTGATGATTACTCCGTTTATCAAGTTCTTGACAATCATATTGCGAGTAAGAAATACACTTACACGGTTGAGAGTTACCACTCTTACTATAGGGCACATTTGGCTAGGTTAGCTAGAGACACTAGGGCTGTTAATAGGAGTAAGAGGATGGTTGATTATAGTCTTGCCTTACTTAATGTCATGTATCCCCATGTGTTTTCAAGGGAGAAGACTCCCTTGAACGAGGCTTACTTGAGGGAAGTACAGAATATTAGAGAGAATCTGATATAA
- a CDS encoding IS6 family transposase produces METRWKVPVLTQIILILMEYINFKPRFYARSEVALALAMYLAGLSSWRAILPHSTLLYDYRKFSNVKYVVPLSGKYAVDETKVLTVRGEYYYVWVVRDVVTRGIPFFMVTSLRSGLHVLIILVKMREVEELASRYFKRVDQVVYLHDGASIYNAFNWYNVNHEKVTFEERDYAEQGFRTTKHRISSMDKHFPWNSNRFTITRWLSTFFLIYNLLYTPVYLLDKGVIINVNISNE; encoded by the coding sequence ATGGAAACCAGATGGAAAGTTCCCGTGCTCACCCAAATTATACTAATCTTAATGGAGTATATTAATTTTAAGCCTAGGTTTTATGCTAGGAGTGAGGTTGCACTTGCTTTGGCAATGTATTTGGCTGGTTTGTCCTCTTGGAGGGCTATTTTGCCCCACTCTACCTTACTCTACGATTATAGGAAGTTTAGTAATGTTAAGTATGTTGTTCCCTTGAGTGGTAAGTATGCTGTTGATGAGACTAAGGTTCTTACTGTGAGGGGTGAGTATTATTATGTTTGGGTTGTTAGGGATGTTGTGACTAGGGGGATACCTTTCTTCATGGTTACTAGTTTGAGGAGTGGTTTGCATGTTTTAATTATTCTTGTGAAGATGAGGGAAGTTGAGGAGTTGGCTAGTAGGTATTTCAAGAGGGTTGATCAAGTGGTTTACTTGCATGATGGGGCGTCAATATATAATGCTTTCAACTGGTATAATGTTAATCATGAAAAGGTGACATTTGAGGAAAGGGATTACGCAGAACAAGGATTCAGAACAACAAAACATAGGATATCATCAATGGACAAGCACTTCCCATGGAATTCAAATAGATTCACGATTACCCGTTGGCTCTCAACGTTCTTCTTAATATACAACCTACTTTACACTCCAGTGTATTTACTGGACAAGGGGGTGATAATAAATGTAAATATTTCAAATGAATGA